GcaaattaatcattttcttgAAAAGTAGTCGTGGCACTGGTTCTTTCAAacttcgttttttttttttttcaaattggtttGGTTAACGGAtcttcaaatattatcaaaccaataacaaaaacaaaagcctAGTTCGTCCAAAATTCTAACCAATACCCAACCAGATTTCTTtacaataattatgataatcaaatcatatatcatatcgtatattcattattttaaaaattatcataaatatttttaaaaatttaaaattttttaaatacatttttattatggtcaaaagtgtttttttttttttttaggttttagctTAAGAGCAATGAAAACActaacttttaatattaaattcgATTCAAGTTAGAATAACTCGTTATCATaaacaagtcaaattcaaattaatttaaatcaaatctaaaattaaattatttttaaacgaatttaaatttgaatttattgattacaaactaatttgtttatgtttaagTCGATCTCAATCAGAGTTTTGTTTGGAATTGATCCAAAATGAATTCAACCCTCTACGTTGGCATGTTTTTCAATCTTAAAAGTTGAACTTCCTATGTTTTGGGTCTTCAATTTGAACAAGTCGAATGATGACATTAACTGGTTAGATGGTACTTGCGCATGATCAACTATTTCTTGCAGgcaaatttcttaaaatttttttttaattaaccagACTATCACAACataccatttttattttatatgaggGGTcctctttgttattttttagacTTAAGGGGAGATTAAAATGCTATATTTAAACCAACCCTAATGTTTAATTAAGCTTTGATCATCccgtaaaaataataataattcaaggACACCCCTAAGTTTTGCGTACCAGTTGAAGTAGGACACAGATTTATGAAAACCCGCCTTATCTTATAAGATAAGGGATAagatagtaataaaaaattagatacagAAGAATATAAAACCCAGGAGTAAAGTAAGAAACCAACCCAGGAAGACAAAAAAGCAGCAAAAAGCCTTAAACACCACCTTGTAAGCATTAAaactagacacgtcaattgagTCGGATCGAATAGAAACCCGATACGAAACACGAAAAAAAGCACGACACGAGAAAGTCCGGCACACTAATCCAAGAAGACAAAAAAGCAGCAAAAAGCCTTAAACACCACCTAGTAAGCATTAAAACTAGACACATCAATTGGGTCGGATTGAATGGAAGCCGATACGAAACACAAAAAAAAGCATGGCACGAGAAAGCTCAACTCATACTGTAATGTGTCGAGCTAGGCACACTGGCCTATTGGACCGGGTCTCGggcttttaatattaaactcatgTGTTGGTCTGGCCCGATCTGAtactgtttaatttttttttttaatttttgttggtaGAAGCAAGGTTTCTGCCTTCTGccttctgccgcaaggcagaagccttgttAGGTAGAGGGAAGCAAAGCTTTtgccttcatttttttttttaaaattttttaattaattaatttatttatttttatataaatctattcaattttttttcattttcactttcatttacaaatctctcaatcttaattatttcattatattttcaatctcattttctttcatcaattatctttcagaaaatatctaaatttataaataataattctttgtgtttataattttatttttattttaattttatcattacgaaatattacaaatggatcaagtatcaaatgaattcaacccatttgaatattatcatagtatatatttgtttatattttataatttgaaaaataatttgtatttaaaaattttaaataatttttttaaatatttaaagctCAGCCCGACTCGGCCCATTTAAGACCCATTTTTATATGGGTCAGGCCTTaggcctttatatattaatgggttGGGCCGGCCCGAAAGCTCATTACTGTTTGGACTTTGGGCCCCGCCCGACCCATTAGCCCAATGGGCCGAGCCTGAGCCAGCCCGACCCGGCCCATCGACACCTCTaattaaaacaatcaaaacaaacaCTACAAACTAGCTCCAGCCATAACAGAAAAGATGATACTGAAAGATCTTGGGCTGGAGAAGGTCCATCTGAGAGGCAAAGATAATCTCCCGTTGCAGACACAGTGATGGTTATGGAATTCCCTCTCATTTGCAAGCAAAATCTCTCGTTGTCCTACATAACAAACTTATAGTACCAAAATCAGGGGCAAAGGGAGGGGGTTCAGACTTTGTCAAAAAACCCATTTTGCCCCtcatatgtataatattatactataaaatgtatatttaattgttgagcaaataaacaatgaggggtatattcaaactgagtttgttaaaacttgaaataagtttgattaaaataagtccaaaataaatttgatttaaatgaattcgagttcgagtttaaacttgagagttaaaaatttttttgtttgagttcaaacttgaaaaatgtttagtttatcaaactcacaacccaaaaaaatttttatatgaatcaaTTAAAAGGACATCATTTCGATTTATCATATCAAAAAAAGTTATTGTAgttatttttttgttgcttaGTTACTGTATCACGCTAAGTTCAAAGCTCACTTGATCTCAATTCGAGCTCAAATCATTTTAAGTAGTTGAGCTTAAACAGCGTGAGAGAACTTTGACAAGCTCAAGAGCAAGTTTGAGCTTAAACaagttcaagtttggtttgagtCGAATTTAACTCTACAAATAAGTAATAGAGGTAGACTAAATGAGATAGAGTCATTCGTATTTCTCACCTCCTCATTCTTTTCTCCATAATATTGTTtacattttttcatctttattttattttattgttcgGTTATTCATTCAAATATCAAAACTTTCTCAACATTTTCTTCACTATATTTTCAACTtgatatttacattttaaatatacctattaatcacaaatttatgagatttaaaatcttgtaaaaaTGATGGTTAAAgctaagaataataaaatatttttattcatttatttgtttatgaaattaacattaattttactGATTATCATTGTTACTGTAGAAAAAGTACTTTCAACATTGAATTTTATGAAAAGTAATTTgtgaaataaaataagtgattaataattaaatgataattttattgtgtatataaaaaaaaaattatttgatagtattaataataaagttattatacaatacttttaaaaaataaaactatatcaaGGGAAATTATAGgtgtattaattaataaatattttattaatacaaaaattatatttattttaatttaaaatttatttatatttgtattcattttaattataaaaatatatataattatggtacattattatatgattatatattattttatttttaatttaaaattataaattattttataaaatatataaaatatgtatctatttatttatttatttaacgtGGATACGAAATATCCCAACTCAGGTTTTTTTTCAACTTCTACTTCTATTCTCTTTCACTCCGAAACAAACGAGCTTTAAACTCCTTGTCAACTTGCAGTATGCAAAGTCAATTGAAGTTGCTTCGTCAAATGACTGTGTCTGGCACCTTCAACACCCTCAAATCCTCCAATCTCATCTCCTGGAAATCTGTACGCTCGCACACATCATCtccatatatattgtatttgtttATCCGAGAGCTTTTGTCGGAGTTTGCTTCTGTGTTTTCGGTTTGTtcagcagaaaaaaaaaaattagaaaaaagagaTATTTAGCTGGTAAACCGTGTCAAAATTCAATCGTGTATGCTTCATTTTTGTGTTTCATTTGAACccaaatgatgaaaaattacaaaaaacttCTTAGAATCGGAAACAAGGGATTTTGGTCAAACGAAAAGTAATAACAAATTATGAATTGTAACATAGAGTGATGTTAGTACTATGAGTATCAGTCATGCCTTAATTACAGTATATGAATCTTTTAGTAACATGAAATTACTTAAAGTGCAGAAATTTATGATGGTCTACGACATTGTGTTTGGTGATAGACAGGTAGGCTTCAACAAACCATAGCTGGATGCATAGAGAAGAGTGGCAAGACTTTGCACTCGGGTGAGGTTTCAAAGGTGAAAATATTTCCGGGGTTTGCTGGTGAAGGTAGGtacttcaaatttcaatcaaaatcgGTGCCTGCATCCATTGATTTCGCCAAAGTATCACCCTTGTGTACCACACTTTGTAAGGACGGAGTTAGAGTCCGGACTGTTGAGCATCTGCTGTCTGCTTTGGAGGCTAAGGGTGTTGATAATTGCAAGATTGAGATCGAAAATCAGGATTGTGACAGTCGAGAGGTTGAGGTTAGTGCTTTTAATTAGTCTTCAGGCTCAAGAGTTTGCTGggctaaatttaattttggaccAGTGGAATACATGAAATTTTTAACCTTGCAATTTAGTGTGCGCTGGAATTGTCAGCTTTGTAGTTTTGGTTTGATAAGTGAATGTGTTACTGACTTGTGCTGTGTATGAATGGCAAGGGTGTATGAGTTTTTTGTACGCGTGACCAAATTCATGAGTCTCTTCTTACACTTTTACTAAAGAAGGGACATGCTTTTCTAGTACACTGTTTAGAAGGGCAGTAGGTTAATTAACTTTCTCTAACAAATTGATTAGATGATGCAGAGCCAAGCCAAGAGGCTTATATTAGGATTTAGTTTTaagatttatctttattattcgATAAATTGATGTTACTTAAATAATCTTGTTTGATGAGATATCTTTTgtagaaataattgaaatttctcTAATTTCTGTTCTTCTAAATTCTATTTTGTCTCCCTActgaatttcttttcttgttttctattatttttttcttaattattttctacCTCTTAATTCTTCTAGATATCCCCCTTTCTTCCTCAGATCTGCAGAATCTCTTTTGCTATCTCATCAAGTTACCTTCATAAGAGGGTGTATGTTGTCAGCCATAAGACTGCTGTGCCATTTTCAGTAGCTGTTTACTTGGCATCAGTTTGGTATAACTCATGCTGTCTAAGCCATGGGagcaaattaattataataaatttgaataaaaaataatttaataattcataggAACAAGTTTTTATTGCAGTGTTCTACATTAGGAATTGTTTGGAGTGGCAGGAGGTGAATAGTTGATTTTTCATGAACATTATAAAGGAAGATCGATGATTGCCAACAATTTACTAACACAGGTACCTATTCTTGATGGGTCAGCATGTGCATGGTTGGAGGCAATAGAAAAAGTTGGGGTAAAGGAGGCCTTGGATCAGCATGGAAACAATGGCGAAAAAGTTGCTCCATATTTGAATGAACCAGTGCATGTATGGAGGAATGATTCTTTTATAGCCGCTTTCCCTTCCCCAAAGGTTCGCATCACTTGTGGAGTCCACTTTCCCAAGGTATGAAGCTATATTGGGTGTTTGATGGTGTACAACATTAAATATGATCTTGTAAAGCAGTTTGTTTAAactttgttatttatttgaattaactATATTGTTTCCAAATTTACCATGTGATATATTGTTTCGCCTATAATTGCTGCAAATGTTTGTTTACATTGAAAACTCTCAACCCAATACATTTGATGTCATATCTTAGGTACCAAGAATAGTGCGATTCATACACTTTGCCTTTCTGTTCTTTAGGTGCCCACTATTGGCTGCCAATGGTTTTCTTCAGCCCCTTTGGATGAGTCTGTCTATGCAACACAGATTGCATCTTCAAGAACTTTTTGCATTTATGAGGAGGTTTCGTTTTTGTCCATTTTCTCAAGTGGTAGCCTTGtcattgttcaaaatcagtAGTGACTTGCTCATTTAATGGTTTGATGCTTTCTCTTTTGTTGTTAATTGATGCACTGATGATCTTCAAAGGCAAGCTGAGATGTTAGTTTTTGTTGTATGATTTCCAAAGTGCTGATTCATATAAATTACATACGTGATGTTATATATGGTAGAACCCTCTTATCAAAGACGGGTGGcatataaacttaaatatgataactatttttatacatttttgtGCACTTCTTTTCTCAAGTACCACAGGAGATGTGTTAGTGTTTAAATACTACAGCTTGGTCTTCTGCTGATGTTCCCTATAAGCTTCTGACATTAATGATAGCCTAACAGAATTGGGTGACCCTTTTAAACAGAGCCATGAAGTCTTCACCAACATAATATGGTCATATGGTGCTCTATCAGATAAAAGCAGATCTTGTagctaattttatttttctccaacATAACTTGCTTgcacatatttgaaaatttttattttttctaactGAGTTATAAATTTCTGAAATTAAGACTCTGGAActattatctatatttatttatcctgGATATTTGGTCattaaatttgatgatgattctggttttttttttttactgctCTATGTTATGGATATGCAGTGCAGATACTAAATCTCTTGTGATATTCTTTTTAGGTGGAGTCTATGCGCAATGCCGGATTAATAAAAGGGGGTTCATTAGAAAATGCCCTTGTTTGCAGGTGAGATCcttcattaatttatgaattatgaGGCTTTGTGGATGAATAACCAAATGGATTTACCGGACCCCTGTGTAATATGTTATGAAACAAACACGAGATTGACCACCTATGGTACTAAAGAATGCACATTTTGAACTGATGAGGGTGTAGTTTGGTGAGACTAGGTCTTCTATACAATTGTGATAGACACAGAATATATCATAATGTTGACTTTTCTGTGACTTagaaaatctttcatttttccACGAACAAGATAACCACATTTAacttaccccaaaaaaaaaaaaggataatcacATTTACATCAATGTCTATACTTTGAAATGGTAAACTTGCAGTGGGTTTAAATCCAGTTTTACTCTCTGATATAGGTAACAACATTAATCTGTGtatgaagttgaaaatataGATAAGCACAGGCCGGAGTGACTCAGAAACTTGGATTCAGTTTATACATCTAATGAGAGATAACATAACGTGATTCTTAAAGCATGTTGAATCAATTTCTCTTTCTCATCTTTCTATTTGATCAAGGAGAGCATTATATTTCTGCTAGTTTCAACATAAAAGACATAAAATTTTCCCAATCTTTTCATTATACACTTgttcattttcttgattttcttgtGCAGTATCAGTGACGGTTGGTTAAATCCGTCACTGCGATTCCCAGATGAACCTTGTCGGCATAAGGTATTAGATCTTATTGGCGACCTATCCCTGTTTGCACAGAATGGTAGTCAGGGACTTCCAGTGGCTCACATAGTAGCTTTCAAGGCAAGTgtcttttctttctcaattctccAATCTTTTGGTAATTATTGCTGATTAATTGTTAATATACATACTTTATTTCAGAAAAGTATGTGATGATCTATCATTTGTGAAGTTAAACATAAACCATTATGCTATGACTATGAATATTGCAGTTTGTCATAGTTTATGATTGTCTAAATCCAAAGACTAATAGGGCTGAACATGGGTTGACCCAAGTTTGGCTTGAATTCATTATGGTCAGCTCATGTTCGTTTGAGTTGGTCGGATGTGTTGTTGGAGTGTCATAGGAGAGATGAACAGTGTTATTCGAAGGATGAATAATGACATTAGTAAGATTAACAGTATTGTCGGAGAGAATTCAAGttgaacttgaatcaaattgtCGAGTTAAAGCTCCAATTTGAATTGAGCCAAACACTGAGCTGAGCTGAActaacttaatttgaatctaaccctagagAATACTATGTGATCAATTGTATCACGACAAGATTTTGTGATTTCCAAAAGTAACTATGCTTATTTCAGTTATGAGACTTGTATCAAGTTCCTGATTCCAATTTGTACATGCAATTCAGGGGGGGCATGCACTGCATATTGATTTTGCACGTCACTTACTGGGAACTATCtaggagaaaatgttttacTCCATTGAGTATTTCTGTTCCTGGAGGCCAAAGGTGCGCATTTGATTCAACTTTTTGCAGCTCATATGCAGTGAGCAACTAGAAGCTTCAAGAACCAATGTCAAATCCGGTTTGAGTCATGGTTAAATTTTGTTCTAGCCATTGGAATAGATTGATTTGAGGTTAAACTAGATAAATAGTATTGAACCAAGGTTTAACCTACAAGTCAGACTAGTTTGacattcatattaaaattatgttgtcTTCACATGATTAAAAcgtatgttaaaattttaattatatggaCTTGTGGATTGATCATTTGATTGAGTCATGTTGGATCTAGCCTAAAAACATTGGTAATGTTAACATTATGTTGAACAAGAATTATGAACCCTTTGCCTACCTCTTTACAAACATCAATTAGGCTCCTTAATTTGGCTCTACAGTTGTGGGGATTCCGAAATTATGGATTTTGCAATCAAAGGCATATGGGAAAAACTATATCCAGTTTGTTCATGCAGGTTCTACCAGGGTACTGCAGAGTAACGTTACCTTACCTGTGGAGGGTAACATCAACCCTTGTACCATATATATAGTTCCACTATGAACTGATTGGAATCCTATATAGCTTTCTTTTGGCTGTCTTGCATGACCAAGAAGAGATTCATTAGCCATTATAGCTCAGGCCATTCTGAAATTCCCAGCAATAAATTAAATGTAACAGAGCTTGTTTTCCTACTATAGACACAGTCCGTAGGGGCAGGGGTGGATGAATCCATGTTCAGgtcaaattaagtcaaacttgaactacAGCTCCAAATTGACAACTCAACTCAAGTTCAAGGGCTTGTCAACAATTGTTCTTCTCTAATCATTTTTCGTCATCTCATCTTCTCCAATGTCACTATTTACCATATGAACCGATTCAAGCTCGAACTTGAAATGCCATCAGATTTAGAatacaattcaaagaaaagtGAAGCTGCTGGTCAATATATTGTCATCACATATCTAGAAATCAGACATAGAATACACTGCAAATAACCCATTGCAGTATACCGCCTATTATTTGAATCACAAAGGTACAATATGTAGTATAATTGAcacaaaagtataaataatacatgaaaccattatttttgtcttatacaactacaaaacaaaaaaagaaaggagaatAAACAAGGCATAACTTAAAACCTGCAAATCAATGGCTCCAACTTTTGCACAAGTGCCTGAAATAATTCATACAAGGgcaaggggaaaaaaaaacaacccCACAAGGCCAATGAACATAGTAAAGAAGCGCAAATGCCGAAATTGGAAACTCATTCTGAAAAGAGTTAGGAGAAGTTTTGTTCTTACTGCCTTGGTTTCTTCGGCATATACAGAGAGTGCATGTGAACCGTTCTTATACCTGTTCATTTCCCTTGAGAATGTTGTACTTGCACAGAGGACATGTCGCATTCATCTTAAGCCACTTCACAATGCATGTGGTATGGAAATGATGGTTGCAGGGAAGGGCATGAAGCTCTGCACCATCCTCATAAGGGCAGAGACATATACAGCATTCCTATGGAAAAGATAAAGAAACGCTAAAATCAATTTACTGAAACCATCTCTTGATAAGACCTTAGTATAATAATGTGGGGAGTTCAAAGCCCTTCAGAAAATAAACCACTGATAATAGACGGTCTCCTATGATATTACtatattatttctatattttcagTCCTTATGACTTCACTGAAGCATCTCACTTGCTTAAACACTTcaattatatttgacatatcAAATATGAAGATGCAACTCTTGCCGAAGTGGTATGACACAATAAACTGCACTTACTAGCCTGACTCTTGCCTATACAACTGCATCTAAACATTAGACAAAAAGAAACCAGTCTTACTGGTTTATATTTTCAGGGCTTCAAAGCAACTGGTATGGTTTTGTTTCAGTGGAAGTGTTCATAGAACCAAGCCAGCATATCAAATGGTCTGGCTTGGTTTGCAGTGAGGCATAACTGTATACAAATAttatgagaaaaacaaaagaagagattCTAGTACTTTCATCCTACTTTGTACTAACACAAAAGGCAACAATTCTAATTGAATACATTGTGATTGTGAAAACTGAGTATTTCCATAGTAAAGAATAACTTACTGCATCCTCAGGTAACAGTATACGTTCATTTGCCAAGTATCCACTGCTTGTTTCTACAGGAACCATTTTCCCAGCTCCCACACTAGGCTTTTCATCATTGTTCAATATTTGAAATCTGTATTTTGGAAGGATACTGAGATCTGCTTCTGATGCACCTTCCTAATCAGTCAAACAAGAGAAGACACCATTAGTAAGTTGTTTCACCCTTAATTTGTTTAAAGATCACTGTGTCAGTCATAgttcataattcttttcttcaaaCCTGTCCCGCGACAGCATAGAGAACTGCAATAATGCATGGCAAGCAGCAACACAGAGCAATCCCGATTAAACATGCCAAAACAACACAAAAGATGGCAAAGAACACATCAAATGCCAGGAAAACCACAGCCAACCTGCAAATATGATGAATTAGAGATTTCAGCAAATACTAAAgcataaaagaaaaacatttcAAATCAATCTGGCAGGATTATGGTCAATTGAGTTAATATTAGAATTTGATCAAATTCCAGTAACTTAATTTTACTTGATAAAATGATTAGGATCATAGTAACATGTAATATTGGTCAAGTCTCAACCGACATCGCAGTTTGCATAGAAGGAGAACCAAATGTAGTTAAATCTTGAGCTTCATATTCTTCATTTAATAAAAGAGCAAATGTGTGTTACTCATGTACTGGGTGATGTATACAGAAAACCCAGggattgataaaataaaataagttgatTAAAAAACGAACAAGCCTAAGTATTTAGAGTCATCAGACTCcagaaaaagatgaaagaagtagaaaactagaaattttaAGGAAAACATCAAGAGGTTATACCTTTTTTCTGTGATAGGCATGGaaggaaacaaaatttaaaatacaaagcATGTACAACTGAATGAAGATTTTGTAATAGAAAAGATAAGTTAAAAGCATACCAGTACAAACGAGGGGCATCCTGCAGGAGTACATCTCCACCAGAGACCACCCAGTAAAATCCAACTATCCACCAGAGAAATGACACCATTGTATTAATCGATTCACATCGTTTAGTGACACTAAGCCATCAAGCATCAAATCAGTAAGCGGTCAGTAATCTTACATACAGTAAAGTTACTAAAACAACAATCAAAAGCCACCTTACTTCCTAAAGTAATGGTAGATGCAtcatttagttttttctttttttttttaacaagtattatcaaattttacatATGAGAAGAAAAACTGGTGGACCAGGCCAGGTGTTGACAAATAAGACACAAAACCAAGAAAGGGAAAATAATTCTTTACAAATTGTGCTAACCATCTCTCCCCTGGACAAAAACCCCAAAACCTAGTAAAGTCAGCCAAAAACCACTTCCCAATCAAGgtgaataaagaaaaaggataaaTCTTGAATCTCCTTTGCAGCAGATAAATGCACTGTTAGTTCAAACTAACAAGTATTGATACCTCTCAACACGGACCAGCTGAACATGAAATGAGCATATCAtatttccattctttaaaagagaaaaaaaaaaaaaaacaaagtacaTGTGAGTGCTTGCATCTAGTTGTTCACATAAGAATTTTACAATTCGCAGTTGCTTAAACATCAATCAGCAGTCAAGATTGTGTATCACACTATAATCATGGAATCATTTGTAAGGTTGAATAAACAAGCTAAAAGTTCATGATGGACCAGAAGGTTGCATGTTTTCATACATACTTGAATCCTATGATTCTTTGCATTATTATATTCTGTTTCAAACAATGGTCATACATCATTATTGAGAACCATCAATCCTTCATTTCATCTGGTCAGATTGCCAGCAATGAATCgctattcaaaaattttaagtaatacAAATTCATTGTGTCAGTAATACGAGGAAACCCAATAACATCATAACACACAAACAACTTGGGCTAATCCACAAGCAACTCACTTTAGGAGTGACAAGTGATCACATGGCCCACAATGAAGCAACCCTTAGATTATTTTGAGATCTCCCTGCAAGAATTCCCCCACAAACGAAGATTTCAACCCTTTTTCCTTTATGTTGAGATACAAATATTGATGTGGGAATACTCTTTCCGCCATCTTCCCAAAACTCAACTTCCTAACCTGTTTAATCCCCACTTTTTTCTTATTCAGTCTTTAACAACTCTAGATATTGTGTGGCTATAAACCTTCAGCAGCAATGGTTATCACAACACATCTCTAAAAaactctttttccttttatctgttgactttttcccattttaatCCAAAGTTGATATTTTTCAATTGCCAAAACTTGATCCTCTATGAAGATCTTCATCTTCTACATTTATGTTAAACTAGAGAGGCTAGACTACATTTAATTTAAGAGGGAAAAAGAGAAACCCGGGACATCAGGTTACACTAGTTTATAACTAGggtaacaaattttttta
This sequence is a window from Mangifera indica cultivar Alphonso chromosome 5, CATAS_Mindica_2.1, whole genome shotgun sequence. Protein-coding genes within it:
- the LOC123216235 gene encoding probable UDP-3-O-acyl-N-acetylglucosamine deacetylase 1, mitochondrial isoform X1, whose amino-acid sequence is MQSQLKLLRQMTVSGTFNTLKSSNLISWKSTGRLQQTIAGCIEKSGKTLHSGEVSKVKIFPGFAGEGRYFKFQSKSVPASIDFAKVSPLCTTLCKDGVRVRTVEHLLSALEAKGVDNCKIEIENQDCDSREVEVPILDGSACAWLEAIEKVGVKEALDQHGNNGEKVAPYLNEPVHVWRNDSFIAAFPSPKVRITCGVHFPKVPTIGCQWFSSAPLDESVYATQIASSRTFCIYEEVESMRNAGLIKGGSLENALVCSISDGWLNPSLRFPDEPCRHKVLDLIGDLSLFAQNGSQGLPVAHIVAFKGGHALHIDFARHLLGTI
- the LOC123216235 gene encoding probable UDP-3-O-acyl-N-acetylglucosamine deacetylase 1, mitochondrial isoform X2, whose amino-acid sequence is MQSQLKLLRQMTVSGTFNTLKSSNLISWKSTGRLQQTIAGCIEKSGKTLHSGEVSKVKIFPGFAGEGRYFKFQSKSVPASIDFAKVSPLCTTLCKDGVRVRTVEHLLSALEAKGVDNCKIEIENQDCDSREVEVPILDGSACAWLEAIEKVGVKEALDQHGNNGEKVAPYLNEPVHVWRNDSFIAAFPSPKVRITCGVHFPKVESMRNAGLIKGGSLENALVCSISDGWLNPSLRFPDEPCRHKVLDLIGDLSLFAQNGSQGLPVAHIVAFKGGHALHIDFARHLLGTI
- the LOC123216233 gene encoding E3 ubiquitin protein ligase RIE1-like encodes the protein MSSSQASAAAAAAAAEAEADGSGSHAPLLRPRESTPSPTAAAARPATLALLLGRAAGRARGPSMLVRETAARELEERRADWGYSKPVVALDMLWNTAFVVVSVVMLIITVDEKPNTPIKFWICGYALQCLVHVVLVWLEYRRRNTRRVRDDERGVGDMVDANNDSEDEEEEEDGGGSRISSRSSVTKRCESINTMVSFLWWIVGFYWVVSGGDVLLQDAPRLYWLAVVFLAFDVFFAIFCVVLACLIGIALCCCLPCIIAVLYAVAGQEGASEADLSILPKYRFQILNNDEKPSVGAGKMVPVETSSGYLANERILLPEDAECCICLCPYEDGAELHALPCNHHFHTTCIVKWLKMNATCPLCKYNILKGNEQV